The DNA sequence CCCATTTACTCTGAGCTAGGGTTTGTCATTTTGCACAGTGGTGTACATTTCCTCCCATGGAATTATCCCATTGGGGtaagaaaaataatatgcaaaaaaCCAGTCTGTTGAAGGCAAGAGTTGTCAGATCTGAAGGAGTGCTTTGACACCATTCAAATCTAACAATTGATTGCAGAAGTGGTATGTAGGAGTGAAGGGGTAATGTAGGAGTGGTATGATGGAAAAGAGATCAAAAAGGACCACAGAAATTATTTAGGGAAACAACTCTCATTCAGGCAGGGAAGTGTTATTGTAATCCAGGCTCTTTTAGACCATCTGAAACAGACACCAGAACATAGCCTGCAAGTGTGGCAGAGCATTCCAAGATTTGATTACCTTGCTGCCTTAGATGCACCCTTCAGATTCCAGGTTAATGGCAGAGCAGTGTGCTCTCCGCCTCGATGCCTGTCTGCATCCCACAGAGTGAACCGAGAGCAGGGAAACACACATGGCTCAAAAATGCTTTAACCTGACACTCCTGATTCGGTTGCAGGAGTAAACGTGCTTCATGGTGCACACTGTAGCTTTCATCAGTAATGGCTGTATTCAAGTAGATGAACTCAATGAAATGTGTGGCTGCAGATGCATCCTTGATATAATGAGGGGGAAAGGACCTTCTCGGtcagataaacaaataaacattatagCTTCACAGCTATTACTGTCTTACTATTACAGCTATAGGTAAATTTGCCAATATGTATCAATTCAcagaacaattacattttttttcaaccatGAGGGTGGTTGGAATGTTCATGCGATTTTCTGACACCTCATTAAACAAACTCTGCATGTCTATACTTTTATAAGCTATGGAAACAATTTCAGACAACAGACGGTTTTGCAGGGAATGTGGTTTACTTCAAACGTCTGTGGCTATTCCATGCGCCCGGGCCTCGCACTCCTGtggatttcccccccccccccgtagcaTCCTGGACATAGCTAAAAACGGAGATAATAAAGGACCAAACTTCAAGCTTTATAGTGCAGTTTCTTGCATGGTAACATGCCTGCATATGTTGACCTCAGGCCGTGCACGTGGTACGCTGTGTCAGCAGGTCTGGAACTGCTTCAGCGCAGCTGTGTTCATCTTAAGGCGGTCACTGAAGGCATTTTACCGTTTGtaatttccagtgttaattctcGGGGCTGACTGCAGCAAGCTAGTGCCAGAAGCATAAATATTACACATACCGCAACAgagcttttaaattaaataacacaGATGCATCTACAATATAAACAGCgtgccattcattcattcagcacGATGCATCATgggatttcatttatttgtcgttatatttttcaatggaaactattaaaaaaatatttcagccaGCCATTGGTCTCTAAGGGAATGGTTACCCAAAATAAACGGTATCATACTATTTCTAAAGAGGGGAGTGATTTCAGCAAGACAAGAGGGAACAGAGTGATACTCCACAGGACTAGAGACGGCTGACAGGAACATAGGGGGGACGTCTCCAGCACGTGTAACGGACAATAACCGGATGGAGGACAGGGGAGACATTAAAGGAAGGACAGAGGACAGTGGTGGGACTTCTGTGGGTCCTCTCTGGCCTAACTACCCGTCCCGCACTCAGAGGGCTAACGCAGCCCTCCGTTTCAGCAGCGGGTCCCTCTCCCGGCTGCCTCGTTCCTGCCAGAGAGCCCCGACAGCAGCCCGGAGGTACTGGAGGACGCGACTGAAAGTGACAAGCTTTCCGATCATCCAGCTTTCAGCCCATGCACACACGTTAAAGGACAGGTTAAAAGACATGCGGAGTCGTGTGAAAGGGGCGGAGTCACAGTCACTGGAGTGCATAAAAAAGAGGCAGAGTCTAGTCTCCGCACTGGACAGGAGGGCGGAGGGTGactgtgagggggcggggcgatGAGTGCggttgggtggggttggggggtgggggtggcgacGGTGCGTCTCGGGCGGCTCAGATTTGCTCTCCCTTGAAGGCTCCCCGGGCAGCAGTGGAGGCTGCGTTGGCTGCGGCCGTCTGCACCGTTTTGTTGGACATGACGCCGGTGGCGAACTCCTGCTGGGCCTTCTCGAAGCTGGCGCCCGTGGTGCGATACAGCCCGTGCACCTGAGGGACAGCGCGGAGAGAGTGGAGAAGTCAGGGCAGCGCTAAACAACACAACGCACACTGCAATGAAGAGTTGGAAACAAAACACTGATGCAAGAAACTAAGTCTAGTTATGTACAGCAAGGACGGCAACTTgcactgccatctagtggcattTTCTGGCTTAAGCTTTTCTGACCAAAACCCATTCTGTTCATTGAGTTTACATTATTAAATTTaggttttaaataatttctaaaataagCCGCAGTTTGTTAGTGGCTGCATTCACTGGCTTAAGAATACTGAAAGTAATTCAAAAGCACTGTGTATGCttgaaatgtgtacatttataaCTAACAGCACAAAATGCACTTAGAATTAACGGAAATAAAAGCCTGTTCAAGGCACCGGCAGACAAGAGAGTGGCACATTGTTCAAAGCAGCAGAAAAGACAGAAGGAGAAAGCGCATCGTCTCTGTTCTCTTCTCATCACAGCGACGGCCCGCGCGGGGGCCGCGCGCGTGCGTTTCCTTAGTTCCCTTCCCAGAGCGAATGAAAGGACCCCGTGTCCCACCTTCTTGAACATGATGAGCGAGATGACGGCGGACGCGGTGAACAGCGCTGCGATGAGGATCATCATTATTCCCACCGGAACGCTCGTGTTCAGTCCCGTGAGCGCCGAAATCCagccgctggggggggggggggggggggaacacacaaaaccacaaccGTATCTGGGTAACCGTGCCTTAGACACGCCTGGGCTCCCCTTCCATCTCAAATGAACACGTTTCTGTACGGCGcaaaagtggggaaaaaagccagAGAGAATCAAATACCTACCAAGCACACTCCCTCTAAAGACTCCCTGAGACTCAAAGCATTCAAGAGGACTTTGGTCTTAACTGAACACTGATGGAAACGCAGCTTCCCCGTGTTCATCCCGACACCTGTGTGTTTCACTGAGCGATGTGCGATGACGTCATCTTTCGGCGCCCGTCCTCTGTACTCACCACGCCCCCCAGCCGGCGATGCCGATGGCCTGCAGCACGTGCACGCCAAACTGGCAGATGTATATgaagaagaagacaaagaatCTGAAGGAGCTGTCACTCCTGCAACACAAACAGAgtggggagagtgagagaggagtcCCGCTGGCTCCCTGCGCTCCTCTACgctctctccacctctgtcATGTACTGAACCCTGAGAGACATCCgacctgcaaaaataaaattcatcttTGCACATCCTGTCTGGAAACAAgtccaataaaaaataaaaaaaaaaataaaaaaacagttcttttattgttttccagTGGGAGATGGGTCAAAATACTCTTGCCCATTTTGGTAAATCTGAACTACACCTCAGGAATGTAGGGATTTCAGTGCCAAATACCCacacatattttctgtttctgttttcaagtATACTTCTGGAACAGTTCCACTGAGAGTTTCATATTCTTTGCCAGCAACTACCATTTAATCAAATTGAACATTTGATTCATGCCTGTGGTTCAATTTAAGTGGGACTGATTCACATATTATCGCAGCAGAGTGCTTCCCAAGATTGATCCATTGTCCCTcactactgccccctggtgACTGACTGCAAGGCTTGCGTTATTACCTGAAGGCTCCATACAGGGGTCTGTACCAGCAGACAAAGGAGCAGGGGGTGAAGAGCATGAACCACAGCATGGCCAGGCCGAAGTCCACTCCTCTTGTTGGGTCCACACAGAACCAGGCCAGGCAGCCAAAGATATTCGCAAACAGCGTCCCCGTGTGGACTGCAGAGGAAAGACACGTCataattatacacacacagtaagactTACCAACTGTACGCTTGGAAAAAAATTGAACTATTCATGGTGATGCAAAACCAGATTGAAGCAGACTTTTCAAATAACAGTACTGTATCAAATTCTGCAAAGTCAAAGCCTTAATTTAATTCCGATCATAACTGACAGCCTATTTGTATTCACAAGCCATTTCTGAAATTTAATTTGGCAATGACCACATTCAGTTAGTTTTCTTGAGGACATTTTGGTTTGTACATTACACCTTAGAATTTTTATACTTTAAAGAAATACCCACAGTACACTGTTAAAAAATCCAAAGCTCCAACCATCTCAATTAAATCCAGTAGCATGCTCAAGCTGTTAACGAGTAAGCAGAGCGTTCTGTTTGATGAATGCGGTTTGGAGGGCCAAGGTGAGAAAGACTGGTGCCTACGGGTGCTACATTCCACCATCGTGACTCAACACCTGTTCCCTATGGTCACAGAGGACACGCAACTGCCATTTTCTGACATGTCAGCCACAGTCTATGAGACATTACTGTCAGAAGTCACAGCGTCTCTTTACCAGAGGAGCACGAACAGCAACACAAACAGCGAGCAGAAAGGCTACTTCCACTTCCaccctgtttcctgtttcttcaCCACATTAAAACAGTCGAAAGTGaaaggttttccttttttctctgctTCCATCCACATACATAGCAATTCATTACCAAGGAAACCGCAAAAATATTTCTTCTGACAATGTGAAGGCAAAGGAGCTACGCAGTATTTCTTAATATGACaaatactgaaatgaaaagagaaaacattctCAGTTGTCAGTTAAACAATTTTGGGTAACAGCTCCTTAAAATCTACTCTTTCGGTTATAGAAGCAGTGGCTCTGGATTTCACACCTCCATACTCCAGAGCAACAGGAATTGAAAGACAGTTTACGAGACATGGTTTTCTGAGAACACGTGACctattgaaatttaaaaaaaaaaaaaaaaaaatataaaaaaaaaaactaaagctttTGCAAAATAGCCATTAAAGGGAACTTTAGCCCTTAACTGACACTGGAAATTTCACAGAACCAAAAGGAAATACAAAGACAAGATAAACGGCTAATGAAAatgcaacagcagtgccctgAAAAGGCAAGTCTCTTCACTCTGAGGAAGGCATCATCAAGTTCAGCTGTGAGGCACTTAGGTCCACTGCTAATTCACACGGGTGTGTACGAGAGATTCTCATGCCTCCCTGTAAACAGTCCTGATCATGTGACACAATCACATGGCAATGGGGTGTGACCATATTCTAACAGAGCATGAGAAAATGCACCTTGATAGACTGCCTCTGCTTTCTTACGTAGTTTCTCTGCAATTCGAGGTATACTACAAACACCCGCCTTATAGGCTTTACAGCTGGAGATATGAGAGATACAGTGCCGTgtaaaagtattttcccccttcctaaTTTCCTCTATTGCATGGTTATCACACTGAATGAcaaagtttaaatatttcaagaaGCAGCTGTATCGGATAAGCTGAAGAGAAACAGCATTTGCATGAGCTGGAGAGTACCTAAAACTATATAGGCAACTATATAGTGCCAGCCAGCATGAGGATGCATGCACAAAACCCGCCGAAAAACCTGATGTTATTGGACACTCTGCTATCTTCCCAATTCCATCGTCTTACAATACCGCCAACATCCAGAAGCCATTTTGCAACCTGCAAGCAAGCATGTTCAGATTTTGACAAAGTTTAACTGTCCAAAACATGCAACACTCACACATCCACAGATAATACATGATTTTCACGGTCTTCTGAAACTCCACCGGTATGTCTACGGCGATATCGTGGTAGAAGCAGGGCCCGACCGGGAACTTCTCCGGAAGAGGCGGCCAGTTGTTTTTCCTTCCTGAATAGAACAGCAAATACAAATGAGCATTCCTTCATTCCTATTTCAAATGGACACTTTACTGTGAGCTGTCTATAACTGCTGTGTTATCATCCCCATCATGTAATAAATGTGAGGACTAATGATGGCCAAAAACATAAAGAGTCTCTAGTCAATTTCCCATTTGAAAGGAAAAGAACAGTTCCAGTTAGTGTCACAATTTATCAGATGGTTGAGCTCAAACCTAAACAGAGACTGTCAATAAATGATGTCCCTGTGGCCTCTTTCAGTCTTAGAGAAGACTTGAAGTGTCTAACAACACTAGAAGAAATTATTGCCTGAGCATTGTACCATTTCACACAAGGAAAAATTATGTACTGATTTCCTTTAACAATTACATCTGAGCTTAAGTATAAGCTTGATATCTGGAATCTTAAGATAAATGTCcacaaatgtgtatgtgtgtgtgtgtgtgtacgcgtgtgtgtgtgtgtatgtgtgtgtgttggctttTGGAGGTGAAATGGGATAAGGATTACTACATCTTGTTT is a window from the Anguilla anguilla isolate fAngAng1 chromosome 14, fAngAng1.pri, whole genome shotgun sequence genome containing:
- the LOC118212875 gene encoding secretory carrier-associated membrane protein 1-like produces the protein MSDFDSNPFADPDFSNPFQDPSVTQVTRNAPPGLEEYNPFTDTKPAPPGAAPKVTPTSNTQPAIMKPTEEPPAYSQQQTQDQARAQAELMKRQEELEKKAAELDRREREMQSLGASGRKNNWPPLPEKFPVGPCFYHDIAVDIPVEFQKTVKIMYYLWMFHTGTLFANIFGCLAWFCVDPTRGVDFGLAMLWFMLFTPCSFVCWYRPLYGAFRSDSSFRFFVFFFIYICQFGVHVLQAIGIAGWGACGWISALTGLNTSVPVGIMMILIAALFTASAVISLIMFKKVHGLYRTTGASFEKAQQEFATGVMSNKTVQTAAANAASTAARGAFKGEQI